In the genome of Populus nigra chromosome 9, ddPopNigr1.1, whole genome shotgun sequence, one region contains:
- the LOC133702576 gene encoding palmitoyl-monogalactosyldiacylglycerol delta-7 desaturase, chloroplastic-like, whose amino-acid sequence MALMTSPLTKSKPCLFLPFTHAKKLGSPPAILLNYGHYNHKFLPLTTNKCKKEKLSSLLDASDKNYSSTKKALQVLADADSVPLSEAEPRNLGKIFLSDVVVRRRRQVFWGRKWNSSDIVNAGVISAVHFLSLFGPFYFTWPAFWVALGIGIVTGLLGITLSFHRNLSHRSFKLPKWLEYFFAYCGVQALQRDPIFWVSTHRHHHQFCDSERDPHSPTEGFWFSHITWLFDNNYITEKCGGQNNVGDLEKQPFYKFMQNTYFLHPIALGVLLYAVGGFPFLVWGMGVRTVLVFHITWLVNSVSHLWGKRAWNTGDLSRNNWWLALLTFGEGWHNNHHAFEYSARHGLEWWQIDMTWYVVRFLQAIGLATDVKLPSEVQKQRMAFKN is encoded by the exons ATGGCTTTGATGACATCTCCATTGACCAAATCCAAACCTtgcctttttcttccttttaccCATGCTAAGAAACTGGGTTCTCCACCTGCTATACTCCTAAATTATGGTCACTATAACCACAAGTTCCTACCACTAACAACCAAcaaatgcaaaaaagaaaaattatcaagTCTTTTGGATGCTTCAGATAAGAATTATAGCAGTACAAAAAAAGCACTACAAGTATTGGCTGATGCTGATAGTGTACCTCTATCAGAGGCTGAGCCTAGGAACCTCGGGAAAATCTTTCTGTCAGATGTGGTGGTGAGAAGGAGAAGGCAGGTATTTTGGGGCAGGAAATGGAATTCATCAGATATAGTCAATGCTGGTGTAATTTCGGCGGTGCATTTTCTATCTTTGTTTGGACCTTTTTATTTCACTTGGCCTGCATTTTGGGTTGCCCTTGGCATCGGTATTGTCACTGGACTTCTAGGTATCACTCTTTCTTTCCATAGGAATCTTTCTCATAGGAGTTTCAAGCTTCCAAAATGGCTCGAGTATTTTTTTGCGTACTGTGGGGTTCAAGCTCTTCAA AGGGATCCTATTTTTTGGGTTAGCACTCATAGACACCACCACCAGTTTTGTGATTCCGAGAGAGACCCGCATAGCCCTACTGAAGGGTTTTGGTTTAGTCACATCACTTGGCTCTTTGACAATAATTATATTACTGAAAAG TGTGGAGGGCAAAACAATGTTGGGGATTTAGAGAAGCAACCCTTTTACAAGTTCATGCAAAACACGTACTTTCTACATCCAATTGCGCTTGGAGTTCTGCTATATGCAGTGGGAGGATTTCCCTTCCTTGTATGGGGAATG GGTGTGAGAACCGTATTGGTTTTTCACATTACTTGGCTAGTAAACTCAGTTTCTCATTTATGGGGGAAGCGAGCGTGGAACACCGGCGACTTGTCTAGGAACAATTG GTGGCTTGCGTTGCTTACATTTGGAGAAGGTTGGCATAATAATCACCATGCTTTTGAATACTCAGCCAGGCATGGCCTGGAATGGTGGCAGATTGACATGACTTGGTATGTTGTAAGGTTTCTTCAAGCTATTGGACTGGCAACGGATGTGAAGCTGCCATCGGAAGTTCAAAAGCAAAGGATGGCTTTCAAAAATTga